Proteins encoded together in one Oceanobacillus iheyensis HTE831 window:
- a CDS encoding Gfo/Idh/MocA family protein yields MTRLKMGIIGVGGIAESRHIPAYLYLNEIVEVTAVCDVNPVRAKEVANKFEIAQVYDDYHAMFSNVDAVTICTPNKFHAEIAISALDAGLHVLCEKPMAMNAKEAKLMLEASKRNGKKLSIAYHYRFVESVQLSKKTMDEVGDPLVTRVQAMRRRKVPGWGVFTNKDLQGGGSLIDWGCHLLDAALWMLDKRKPIEVNGQIYNQLSKTPNQINEWGAFDHDTFDVDDHVTAYIRFDDHSTMLFECSWAANIKDDITQISISGVDGGLQVFPFEFYTSKNGAFTTSSAYVQNDQHQAGILQAKNFIESCLGHAELISTPKESLQVTQLIDAIYESSTSGRSVNIQ; encoded by the coding sequence ATGACTAGGTTAAAAATGGGGATTATTGGTGTTGGAGGCATTGCAGAGAGTAGACACATACCTGCTTATCTTTATCTTAATGAAATAGTTGAAGTTACGGCTGTATGTGATGTGAATCCAGTCCGAGCAAAAGAAGTGGCTAATAAATTTGAGATAGCACAAGTTTATGATGATTACCATGCTATGTTTTCTAATGTAGATGCCGTAACGATCTGTACACCGAATAAGTTTCATGCTGAAATTGCTATATCAGCATTAGATGCTGGACTTCACGTTCTTTGTGAAAAGCCGATGGCAATGAATGCTAAAGAGGCGAAGTTGATGTTAGAAGCTTCTAAAAGAAATGGTAAGAAACTATCGATTGCTTATCATTATCGATTTGTGGAATCTGTACAATTATCTAAGAAAACAATGGATGAGGTAGGAGATCCTCTAGTTACAAGGGTACAAGCGATGCGTCGTCGAAAAGTACCTGGTTGGGGAGTTTTTACAAATAAAGACTTGCAAGGCGGAGGAAGTTTAATTGATTGGGGTTGTCATTTGTTAGATGCAGCTTTATGGATGCTAGATAAACGAAAGCCAATTGAAGTAAATGGACAGATATACAATCAATTATCAAAAACACCAAATCAAATTAATGAATGGGGAGCATTTGATCATGATACGTTCGATGTAGATGATCATGTTACCGCATACATACGATTTGATGACCATAGTACCATGTTGTTTGAATGCTCTTGGGCAGCAAATATTAAGGATGATATTACCCAAATCAGCATTTCTGGTGTAGATGGAGGACTTCAAGTATTTCCATTTGAATTCTACACTTCAAAAAATGGGGCATTCACAACTAGTAGTGCTTATGTGCAAAATGATCAACATCAAGCAGGAATATTACAAGCAAAGAACTTCATAGAAAGTTGTTTAGGACATGCTGAACTGATCAGTACACCCAAAGAGTCTTTACAAGTAACACAATTAATTGATGCCATTTATGAATCTAGTACATCTGGGAGAAGCGTAAACATACAATAA
- a CDS encoding Gfo/Idh/MocA family protein codes for MVKVRVAVIGCGSIAKNRHLKEYSANHQVDIVAVCDIVEGRARQAAELHNAKAYTDYKQLLKEEEVDAVSVCLPNYLHAPVSIAALEAGCHVLCEKPMATSKEEAEEMIQAAEKNNRKLMIGHNQRFVASHQKAKQLIESGELGKIYSFRTTFGHGGPEGWSADGADSWFFKKEKAFVGAMGDLGVHKADLMRYLLNEEFVEVAAFVETSAKQTATVDDNATLVMKSESGIIGTLAASWAYNAAEDNSTVIFAENAIVRLEDDPNYSMIVQYTNGEVVKYELGGIQSNEEGGQTTTHVIDHFIESVTTNQQPLIDGYEGMKSLNVILAALSSVETKQIFQMEK; via the coding sequence ATGGTGAAAGTACGTGTAGCAGTAATTGGGTGTGGGAGCATTGCAAAAAATCGTCATTTAAAAGAATATAGCGCTAATCATCAAGTAGATATTGTAGCAGTTTGTGACATTGTTGAAGGTAGGGCAAGACAAGCAGCAGAATTACATAATGCCAAAGCCTATACGGATTATAAACAGTTATTAAAAGAAGAAGAAGTTGATGCAGTGAGTGTATGTTTACCAAACTATTTACACGCTCCTGTAAGTATTGCTGCTCTAGAAGCAGGTTGTCACGTTTTATGTGAAAAACCGATGGCCACTTCAAAAGAAGAAGCGGAAGAAATGATCCAGGCAGCGGAGAAAAATAATCGCAAACTAATGATTGGTCATAACCAACGCTTTGTTGCATCTCATCAGAAAGCCAAACAGCTTATTGAAAGTGGAGAACTAGGAAAAATCTATAGTTTCCGGACAACTTTCGGTCATGGTGGCCCTGAAGGCTGGAGTGCAGATGGAGCTGATAGTTGGTTTTTTAAGAAAGAGAAAGCTTTTGTGGGTGCAATGGGTGATTTAGGTGTGCACAAAGCAGATTTAATGCGTTATTTATTGAATGAAGAGTTTGTAGAGGTAGCAGCTTTTGTTGAAACAAGCGCAAAACAAACAGCAACCGTGGATGACAATGCCACGTTAGTCATGAAATCAGAAAGTGGCATTATCGGTACATTGGCAGCTAGTTGGGCTTATAATGCTGCAGAGGATAATTCAACTGTTATATTTGCTGAAAATGCAATAGTTCGCTTAGAAGATGATCCAAACTATTCGATGATTGTACAGTACACAAATGGTGAAGTAGTAAAGTATGAACTTGGTGGGATTCAATCGAATGAAGAAGGCGGACAAACGACTACGCATGTAATTGATCACTTTATTGAGTCAGTTACTACTAATCAACAACCTCTTATTGATGGATACGAAGGAATGAAGTCGCTTAACGTAATTTTAGCAGCATTGTCTTCTGTAGAGACGAAGCAAATTTTTCAAATGGAGAAGTGA
- a CDS encoding YesL family protein: MRESGLMGNIYTICEWIMRFSVTNLLWVLFNIPLIFIGLSILFMNSIQDAIILIPFLLLCFPFCLFPATSAMFALVRDWIIDQEKSSIIGSYWIYYRDNYKQSMQAGWIFGLIWIVWAVDYYYFQKENTVLMFAFLIMGLILYVFTLLFFSVIVHYDLGWKTLLKKAFILTVGSPALFFSIMIVTGIILLVSIQTLPIIIPFFTGSLIAFITFSAFYRLFLRVKEEGK; encoded by the coding sequence TTGCGGGAGTCGGGATTAATGGGAAATATTTATACTATATGCGAATGGATAATGCGCTTTTCTGTAACGAATTTATTATGGGTTCTATTTAATATTCCGTTAATATTTATTGGGCTAAGCATATTATTTATGAATAGTATTCAAGATGCAATTATATTAATACCTTTTCTACTTCTATGTTTTCCATTTTGCTTGTTTCCAGCAACATCAGCTATGTTTGCCCTTGTAAGAGATTGGATAATTGATCAGGAGAAATCATCAATAATAGGTTCGTATTGGATATATTATCGAGATAACTATAAGCAAAGTATGCAAGCAGGTTGGATTTTCGGCCTTATATGGATTGTTTGGGCTGTGGATTATTATTATTTTCAAAAAGAGAATACGGTACTCATGTTTGCTTTTCTCATTATGGGGTTAATTTTATATGTGTTTACACTATTATTTTTTAGTGTAATTGTACATTATGATTTAGGTTGGAAAACATTATTAAAAAAGGCATTTATTTTAACTGTTGGAAGTCCGGCGTTATTTTTCTCGATCATGATAGTGACAGGAATAATACTGCTTGTAAGTATACAAACGTTGCCTATAATTATACCTTTCTTTACGGGAAGTCTAATTGCTTTTATTACATTTTCTGCTTTTTATCGATTGTTTTTACGTGTAAAGGAAGAGGGAAAATAA
- a CDS encoding carbohydrate ABC transporter permease, which yields MFDPSEPQNHEKKEKKYNKHNPTVAMILSILFAGLGQLYNRRFLKGISFMVIEIAFIITSLETINFGLWGLRTLGTIPGTDHSIRLLVLGVLSLIVTIIVITLYVFNVIDARKQAKKVRSGWKPLKFRQSIKEIYDYSFPYLMTFPGLILMIFVVIFPLLFSILLAFTNYDLYNSPPRNLVDWVGLDNFKNLFTVPIWQDTFLSVFSWTIVWTVVATTLQIALGFFLAVLVNDPRVKFKKLIRTILILPWAVPAFVTILVFAAMFNDDFGAINRDIIIPLFGGEGIAWLSDPFYSRIAIIMIQTWLGFPFIFALITGILQSVSKDWYEAADIDGASRFQKFKNITFPHVMFAVAPLLIMQYAQNFNNFNIIYLFNEGGPPVRGQNAGGTDILISWVYKLTFDTNNYSMAAVISIIMGLIVSAFAFYQFRKTRSFKEEGEI from the coding sequence ATGTTTGATCCATCAGAACCTCAGAATCACGAGAAAAAGGAAAAAAAATATAATAAACATAATCCTACCGTAGCGATGATATTATCTATTCTCTTTGCTGGTCTAGGTCAATTATATAATCGTCGATTTTTAAAAGGTATCTCTTTTATGGTGATAGAAATTGCCTTTATCATTACATCGTTGGAAACAATTAACTTTGGGTTATGGGGATTACGAACATTAGGAACTATACCAGGAACGGATCACTCTATTCGTTTGTTAGTATTAGGGGTTTTATCATTAATTGTAACAATTATCGTAATAACCTTGTATGTATTTAATGTTATAGATGCAAGAAAACAAGCTAAAAAAGTTAGATCAGGATGGAAGCCACTCAAGTTCCGTCAATCTATCAAAGAAATCTATGATTATTCTTTTCCATATTTAATGACTTTCCCCGGATTAATATTAATGATTTTTGTCGTTATTTTTCCTTTGTTATTTTCGATTTTATTAGCTTTTACAAATTATGATTTATATAATTCACCTCCACGTAATTTAGTAGATTGGGTAGGGTTAGATAATTTTAAAAATTTATTTACTGTACCAATTTGGCAGGATACATTCTTAAGTGTTTTTTCATGGACAATTGTTTGGACAGTAGTTGCAACTACATTACAGATTGCTCTAGGATTCTTCTTAGCTGTATTAGTAAATGATCCTCGTGTCAAATTTAAAAAATTAATTAGAACAATATTGATTTTACCATGGGCGGTTCCGGCTTTTGTAACAATATTAGTATTTGCAGCTATGTTCAATGATGATTTTGGAGCAATTAACAGAGACATAATTATTCCGTTATTTGGTGGAGAAGGCATTGCTTGGTTAAGTGATCCATTCTACAGTAGGATTGCGATTATAATGATCCAAACATGGCTAGGATTTCCGTTTATCTTTGCCTTAATTACAGGAATTCTGCAAAGTGTATCAAAAGATTGGTATGAGGCTGCTGACATTGACGGAGCTTCTCGTTTCCAAAAATTTAAAAACATCACATTTCCGCATGTAATGTTTGCTGTTGCACCGCTATTAATTATGCAATATGCGCAGAACTTTAATAACTTTAACATTATTTATCTATTTAATGAAGGAGGTCCTCCAGTAAGAGGACAAAATGCAGGTGGGACCGATATACTTATTTCTTGGGTATATAAACTAACATTTGATACAAATAATTACTCGATGGCAGCTGTGATATCTATCATCATGGGGTTAATTGTATCTGCCTTTGCTTTTTACCAGTTTAGGAAGACAAGATCGTTTAAAGAAGAGGGTGAAATATAA
- a CDS encoding LacI family DNA-binding transcriptional regulator, whose amino-acid sequence MVTIKDIAKATGVSPSTVSRVIADNSRISEETKAKVRKAMEDLGYFPNMTARNLAVKSTKTIGVILPSSADKSLQNPFFSEILRGIGSVTHKLQYSMMLSSGQTEEEIYAEVQRIVLGSYVDGIILLYSRLNDRVTQFLVEKGFPFVIVGKPQELNDRITYVDNDNIQAGEDITSHLIETGHNRIAFIGGAKDLVVTIDRMQGYTNALKKADIPILEEYLIHTEFLKSGGKEAVEKILRLPERPDAVVVSDDLISIGVIGMLEESGLSVPEDISLVSFNNAYLSEIIHPALTTIDIQIYKLGVESAKAIIEKKIGIDDPKRIIIPHYIIYRDSVKRNS is encoded by the coding sequence ATGGTTACGATAAAAGATATTGCCAAAGCGACAGGTGTATCCCCATCAACAGTTTCAAGAGTAATTGCTGATAATTCACGTATTAGTGAAGAAACAAAGGCAAAGGTAAGAAAAGCGATGGAGGATTTAGGTTATTTTCCTAATATGACTGCACGTAATTTAGCAGTTAAATCAACAAAAACAATTGGGGTGATATTACCTTCTTCTGCAGATAAATCATTACAAAACCCATTTTTCTCAGAAATATTACGAGGAATTGGATCTGTTACACATAAACTTCAATATTCTATGATGCTTTCCTCTGGTCAAACAGAAGAAGAGATTTATGCTGAAGTACAAAGAATTGTATTAGGGAGTTATGTAGACGGAATTATATTGTTATATTCTCGTTTGAATGATCGGGTAACTCAATTCCTAGTGGAAAAAGGCTTCCCATTTGTAATTGTAGGTAAACCTCAAGAGCTTAATGATAGAATCACATATGTAGATAATGATAACATTCAGGCTGGAGAAGATATCACTTCCCATTTAATTGAGACTGGTCACAATCGAATCGCTTTTATTGGTGGCGCAAAAGATTTAGTCGTTACTATAGATCGTATGCAAGGTTATACTAATGCACTTAAAAAAGCGGATATACCAATATTAGAAGAGTATCTAATTCATACAGAGTTTTTAAAATCTGGTGGAAAAGAAGCAGTGGAAAAAATTCTTCGTTTACCTGAGAGACCTGATGCAGTCGTAGTAAGTGATGATTTAATTAGTATTGGTGTAATTGGAATGTTAGAAGAGTCGGGATTAAGTGTACCAGAGGATATTTCCTTAGTAAGTTTTAATAACGCTTATCTTTCAGAAATAATTCATCCTGCTTTAACAACGATAGATATTCAAATCTATAAACTTGGCGTAGAATCAGCAAAGGCTATTATCGAAAAAAAAATTGGGATAGATGATCCGAAACGAATCATTATTCCGCATTATATTATCTATCGAGATTCTGTAAAAAGAAATTCATAA
- a CDS encoding sugar ABC transporter substrate-binding protein — translation MKKNLRFLLIAILGLSILLVACAPERDEEAGSEGDSSGKAAEKPDELVIWVNDQEEQIEAIENITQKFEEQEGIQVKLETKSMLDQMQELSLAGPEGNGPDLFFQPHDRIGNIVAQGLAEPVDLTDEQLNEYVDTAVEAVTYTYDGNTNIYGIPAVIETYGIFYNKALQEEAPETIEDLLTVLEENSNPSEDQFGFLMRPNDLYFNFPFFKNYGAYIFGGDTGNYDIEDIGLANDGAIEGAELYQSFFGEGKIPTSTTGDVIDGLFTEGKVGSVISGPWSVPGYKEALGEDLGFAPFPMINDQPTETFVGVKSWMVSYYSENKEWAKELAVFMTNEENQGEYFEIAGELPPNAKALSNIEDPIYAAFAEQIEHGFPMPSAPEMAQVWEPMNNALQFLAEGEDPKTVLEEALEQVQTNIDASGGSN, via the coding sequence ATGAAGAAAAACTTGAGGTTTTTATTAATTGCAATTCTAGGCTTATCTATTTTGTTGGTTGCTTGTGCACCTGAACGAGACGAAGAAGCAGGTAGTGAAGGAGATAGCAGTGGAAAAGCTGCTGAAAAACCAGATGAATTAGTAATCTGGGTAAATGATCAAGAAGAACAAATTGAAGCGATAGAGAATATTACTCAGAAGTTTGAAGAACAAGAAGGAATTCAAGTTAAATTAGAAACAAAATCAATGCTTGATCAAATGCAAGAATTATCATTAGCTGGTCCAGAAGGAAATGGTCCAGACCTATTTTTTCAGCCTCATGACCGTATTGGAAATATTGTTGCTCAAGGTTTAGCAGAGCCTGTAGACCTGACAGATGAACAATTAAATGAGTATGTAGATACTGCAGTAGAAGCAGTTACGTATACGTATGATGGAAATACAAACATTTATGGAATACCTGCAGTAATTGAGACTTATGGGATTTTTTACAATAAAGCATTACAAGAAGAAGCTCCTGAAACAATTGAAGATTTACTTACAGTTCTAGAAGAAAATTCAAATCCTTCAGAAGATCAATTTGGATTTTTAATGCGTCCAAATGACTTATATTTTAATTTTCCATTCTTTAAAAATTATGGCGCTTATATCTTTGGAGGAGATACTGGGAACTATGATATAGAAGACATTGGGTTAGCAAATGATGGTGCAATTGAGGGAGCAGAATTGTATCAATCCTTCTTTGGAGAAGGTAAGATTCCGACCTCAACTACTGGTGATGTAATCGATGGATTATTTACAGAAGGAAAAGTTGGTTCAGTAATTAGTGGTCCATGGAGCGTTCCTGGCTATAAGGAAGCGTTAGGTGAAGATTTAGGATTCGCACCATTTCCTATGATTAATGATCAACCAACAGAAACGTTTGTTGGTGTGAAATCTTGGATGGTATCTTATTACTCTGAGAATAAAGAGTGGGCAAAAGAATTAGCGGTATTTATGACGAATGAAGAAAATCAAGGTGAGTATTTTGAGATTGCAGGGGAATTACCGCCAAATGCAAAAGCTTTAAGTAATATAGAAGACCCGATTTATGCTGCATTTGCTGAGCAGATTGAACATGGGTTTCCTATGCCAAGTGCTCCAGAGATGGCACAAGTTTGGGAGCCGATGAATAATGCTTTACAATTCCTGGCTGAAGGAGAAGATCCTAAAACAGTACTGGAAGAAGCACTAGAACAGGTTCAAACAAATATTGATGCAAGTGGTGGCAGTAACTAG
- a CDS encoding sugar ABC transporter permease: MNSSRKSKLEVTGIYLIIAIVAAIIFYPLVWTIGMSFNQSTSLYSSSIIPENFSLDHYKWLFSPESDYLLWYKNSLIVSIANAIGSVVLTALVAYAFSRYQFVGRKNGLYVFLLLQMFPVMMAMVALYIFLNMIGLLDSLFGLILIYLGGQIPFNAWLVKGYFDTIPRELDEAARIDGAGHLKVFWSIMLPLAKPILAVVALFNFMAPLFDFLLPSIVLSSEENYTLAVGLYNFINDQFSNNFTRFAAGSVLVAVPIAVIYLFLQRYLISGLAAGGTKG, from the coding sequence ATGAACTCAAGTCGAAAATCAAAATTAGAGGTAACCGGTATTTACTTGATTATCGCTATTGTAGCAGCAATTATCTTTTATCCCTTAGTTTGGACAATTGGAATGTCATTTAACCAAAGTACGAGTCTATACTCATCTAGTATTATTCCAGAAAATTTCTCTTTAGATCATTATAAATGGCTATTTAGCCCCGAGAGTGATTATTTATTATGGTATAAAAATTCTCTTATTGTGTCTATTGCTAACGCAATCGGTAGTGTTGTTTTAACAGCATTGGTTGCATATGCTTTTTCAAGATATCAATTTGTAGGTAGGAAAAATGGTTTGTATGTATTTCTGTTATTGCAAATGTTTCCTGTAATGATGGCAATGGTGGCATTATATATCTTTTTAAATATGATTGGTTTATTAGATTCTTTATTTGGACTAATTCTTATCTATTTAGGAGGACAAATACCATTCAATGCTTGGTTAGTGAAAGGGTATTTTGATACAATTCCAAGAGAATTAGATGAGGCAGCAAGAATTGATGGAGCAGGTCACCTGAAAGTATTTTGGAGTATCATGCTACCTTTAGCAAAACCAATCTTGGCAGTAGTAGCTTTATTTAATTTCATGGCACCGCTATTTGACTTTTTACTCCCATCTATCGTACTTTCGAGTGAAGAAAATTACACATTAGCAGTTGGTCTATATAACTTCATTAATGACCAATTCTCGAATAACTTTACACGTTTTGCGGCTGGTTCTGTCTTGGTAGCAGTTCCAATAGCAGTAATTTATTTATTTTTGCAACGTTATCTCATATCAGGGTTAGCAGCAGGTGGAACAAAAGGGTAG
- a CDS encoding sugar phosphate isomerase/epimerase family protein has protein sequence MKLGVFTVLFGEKSFDEMLDYVQESGLKAVEIGTGGNPGTAHCNVDELLDNEEKRKQFKEKIDARGLTISALSCHDNPISPNKEHAQKAHDDFRKTVRLAELLEVPVVNTFSGTPGSHEGSKYPNWPVTPWPTEYSDILKWQWEEKLIPYWKEQAEFAKNHGVKIGLELHAGFLVHTPYTLLKLREATNDAIGANLDPSHLWWQGIDPVAAIKILGKAGAIHHFHAKDTYIDQDNVNMYGLTDMQPYGDVQTRAWSFRSVGYGHSIQEWSNIVSALRTYGYDYVISIEHEDPIMSIDEGFQAAVKNLKAVNIEESPATMWWA, from the coding sequence ATGAAACTAGGTGTTTTTACTGTTCTATTTGGAGAAAAATCATTCGATGAAATGCTAGATTATGTGCAAGAGTCGGGCTTGAAGGCAGTAGAGATTGGGACTGGTGGAAATCCTGGAACAGCACATTGTAATGTGGATGAATTATTGGACAATGAAGAAAAACGTAAACAGTTTAAAGAAAAAATTGATGCAAGAGGATTAACCATCAGTGCATTAAGCTGTCACGATAATCCAATTTCTCCAAATAAAGAACATGCTCAAAAAGCTCATGATGATTTTAGAAAAACGGTACGTCTAGCAGAATTATTAGAAGTGCCAGTAGTTAATACTTTTTCAGGGACTCCAGGTTCACATGAGGGTTCGAAATATCCAAATTGGCCAGTAACACCTTGGCCAACAGAGTACTCTGATATATTAAAGTGGCAGTGGGAAGAAAAACTTATTCCATACTGGAAAGAACAAGCAGAATTTGCTAAAAATCATGGAGTAAAAATTGGTCTAGAATTACATGCAGGATTTTTGGTTCATACACCTTACACCTTATTGAAGTTGCGAGAAGCTACGAATGATGCAATTGGTGCGAACTTAGACCCAAGTCACCTCTGGTGGCAAGGAATTGACCCAGTTGCTGCGATAAAAATATTAGGCAAAGCAGGAGCAATCCATCATTTTCATGCAAAGGACACCTACATCGATCAAGATAATGTAAATATGTATGGTTTAACGGATATGCAACCTTATGGTGATGTGCAAACGAGAGCATGGAGTTTTCGTTCTGTAGGTTATGGTCATAGTATTCAAGAGTGGTCTAATATTGTAAGTGCATTAAGAACTTATGGTTATGACTATGTAATTAGTATTGAACATGAAGATCCAATTATGTCGATTGACGAAGGGTTTCAAGCAGCTGTTAAGAATTTAAAAGCAGTAAATATCGAAGAATCTCCAGCTACAATGTGGTGGGCATAA
- a CDS encoding ThuA domain-containing protein, with protein MNVVVWNENRHEKQNENVAKIYPEGIHGTIADFLKNAEFQVKTATLDEPNHGLSDDLLKETDVLIWWGHKAHEEVNEEIVEKVKQRVLDGMGLIVLHSGHFSKVFKSLMGTGCDLKWREAGEKERVWNVDPTHPITQGIGQYFEIPQEEMYGEHFDIPTPDELLFISWFEGGEVFRSGATFKRGRGKIFYFRPGHETYPTYYQKEVQQVIVNAVKWAKNTDTPVHQYGNAQPLEDIKK; from the coding sequence ATGAACGTAGTTGTTTGGAATGAAAATCGACATGAAAAACAAAATGAAAATGTAGCTAAAATTTATCCAGAAGGAATTCATGGTACGATTGCAGACTTTTTAAAGAATGCAGAATTTCAAGTGAAAACAGCAACGCTTGATGAACCAAATCACGGTCTTTCTGATGATTTACTAAAAGAGACAGATGTGCTTATCTGGTGGGGACACAAAGCTCACGAAGAAGTAAATGAAGAAATTGTGGAGAAAGTAAAACAACGAGTGTTAGATGGAATGGGATTAATAGTGTTACACTCTGGCCATTTTTCAAAAGTGTTTAAGAGTCTAATGGGTACTGGCTGTGATTTGAAATGGAGAGAAGCGGGTGAGAAAGAACGTGTATGGAATGTAGACCCAACGCATCCAATTACTCAAGGGATTGGTCAGTATTTTGAAATTCCTCAAGAAGAAATGTATGGAGAACACTTTGATATACCAACTCCAGATGAGCTATTGTTTATCAGTTGGTTTGAAGGTGGGGAAGTATTTCGTAGTGGAGCAACATTTAAGCGAGGAAGAGGAAAAATCTTTTATTTCCGACCTGGACATGAAACTTATCCTACGTACTATCAAAAAGAAGTGCAACAAGTAATTGTGAATGCTGTTAAATGGGCGAAAAATACAGATACACCAGTTCATCAATATGGAAATGCACAACCTTTAGAAGATATTAAAAAGTAG
- a CDS encoding glycoside hydrolase family 13 protein: MLKEAVFHRPKNNYAYLYKENTLHIRLQTKKDDVVKATLIYADPYNWDDSGWIYNKADMRLIASDQLFDYWQIEIYCKTRRIRYGFQLSDTKETLIYTEKGFYKEIPNDDTAYYFCFPFLNPIDQFQAPEWVKETVWYQIFPERFANGNETINPPGTLPWGSTTPTPTDFFGGDFQGIINHLDYLVDLGISGIYFTPIFKAFSNHKYDTIDYMEIDPQFGDKQTFRKLVKACHQRGIRIMLDAVFNHSGYFFEPFQDVLKNQEKSIYKEWFHIESFPLRTDPAPNYDTFAYVGSMPKLNTEHPEVKSYLLKVASYWIEEFDIDGWRLDVANEVDHQFWRDFRRQVKSIKPDVYILGEIWHDSMPWLQGDQFDAVMNYPLTSAALDFIAKEKIDVKEFVQQISNVLLSYPQNVNEVAFNLLGSHDTPRVLTHCNNQVEKAKLLYILLLTMPGSPCIYYGDEIGMTGEGDPGCRECMVWDENEQNVELKSFLKKLIHVRKTEKAVANQGEFSFVKTSDNYFIYKLFQQHMEIYIIINPSNQALEVSLPVTKWNSAFDLWEEDDFNINTPIKCEENSFKIIKVNYS; the protein is encoded by the coding sequence ATGCTAAAAGAAGCAGTATTTCATCGACCAAAGAATAATTATGCTTACCTTTACAAAGAGAATACGTTACACATTCGTTTACAAACAAAGAAAGATGATGTAGTAAAAGCCACACTTATCTATGCAGATCCTTATAATTGGGATGATTCAGGATGGATTTATAACAAGGCAGACATGCGTCTCATAGCTTCCGATCAGCTATTCGATTATTGGCAAATTGAAATTTATTGTAAAACACGTCGAATAAGATATGGATTTCAATTATCTGATACTAAAGAAACTCTTATTTATACAGAGAAAGGATTTTATAAAGAAATTCCAAATGATGACACTGCTTATTACTTCTGCTTCCCTTTTTTAAACCCAATAGATCAATTTCAAGCACCAGAATGGGTAAAGGAAACTGTATGGTATCAAATTTTTCCTGAACGATTTGCGAACGGAAATGAAACAATTAATCCTCCTGGAACTTTACCTTGGGGAAGCACTACCCCTACACCTACAGATTTTTTTGGTGGTGACTTTCAAGGTATAATCAATCACTTGGATTATCTTGTAGATTTAGGTATTTCCGGTATTTATTTTACGCCTATATTTAAAGCATTTTCTAACCATAAATACGATACGATTGACTATATGGAAATCGATCCTCAATTTGGGGATAAACAGACATTTCGAAAGTTAGTTAAAGCTTGTCATCAACGAGGAATTCGCATTATGCTTGATGCTGTATTTAATCATAGTGGCTATTTCTTTGAACCATTTCAGGATGTGTTAAAAAACCAAGAGAAGTCTATTTATAAGGAATGGTTTCATATCGAGAGTTTTCCTTTGAGAACAGACCCAGCACCAAACTATGACACCTTTGCATATGTAGGTTCAATGCCAAAACTAAATACAGAGCACCCGGAAGTGAAATCATATTTACTTAAAGTAGCATCATATTGGATTGAAGAGTTTGATATCGATGGGTGGCGATTAGACGTAGCTAATGAAGTGGATCACCAATTTTGGAGAGATTTCCGTAGACAAGTGAAATCCATAAAGCCAGATGTCTATATTCTCGGAGAAATATGGCATGATTCGATGCCCTGGTTACAAGGAGATCAATTTGACGCAGTAATGAACTATCCACTTACCAGTGCTGCACTTGATTTTATTGCAAAGGAAAAAATAGATGTTAAAGAATTTGTCCAACAAATTTCTAATGTTCTACTTTCTTATCCACAGAACGTGAATGAAGTAGCATTTAATCTATTAGGCAGTCATGATACTCCCAGAGTTTTAACACATTGCAACAATCAAGTCGAAAAAGCAAAACTTCTATATATATTATTATTAACGATGCCAGGTTCTCCTTGTATTTATTATGGAGATGAAATTGGAATGACTGGAGAAGGGGATCCTGGTTGCAGAGAATGTATGGTTTGGGACGAGAATGAACAAAATGTAGAATTAAAATCTTTCCTTAAAAAATTAATTCATGTGCGGAAAACGGAAAAGGCTGTTGCAAATCAAGGAGAATTTTCATTTGTAAAAACTAGTGATAATTATTTCATTTATAAACTTTTTCAACAGCATATGGAAATTTATATTATTATAAACCCAAGTAATCAGGCTCTCGAAGTATCACTTCCGGTAACCAAGTGGAACAGTGCCTTCGATTTATGGGAGGAAGATGATTTCAATATTAACACTCCAATAAAATGTGAGGAAAATAGTTTCAAAATAATCAAAGTAAATTATTCATAA